A genomic window from Arvicola amphibius chromosome 5, mArvAmp1.2, whole genome shotgun sequence includes:
- the Rad51 gene encoding DNA repair protein RAD51 homolog 1, translating into MAMQMQLDANADTSVEEESFGPQPISRLEQCGINANDVKKLEEAGFHTVEAVAYAPKKELINIKGISEAKADKILTEAAKLVPMGFTTATEFHQRRSEIIQITTGSKELDKLLQGGIETGSITEMFGEFRTGKTQICHTLAVTCQLPIDRGGGEGKAMYIDTEGTFRPERLLAVAERYGLSGSDVLDNVAYARGFNTDHQTQLLYQASAMMVESRYALLIVDSATALYRTDYSGRGELSARQMHLARFLRMLLRLADEFGVAVVITNQVVAQVDGAAMFAADPKKPIGGNIIAHASTTRLYLRKGRGETRICKVYDSPCLPEAEAMFAINADGVGDAKD; encoded by the exons ATGGCTATGCAGATGCAGCTTGACGCAAATGCAGATACTtcagtggaagaagaaagctttggTCCACAACCTATTTCACGATTAGAG CAATGTGGCATAAATGCCAATGATGTGAAGAAATTGGAAGAGGCTGGTTTCCATACGGTGGAGGCTGTTGCTTACGCACCGAAGAAGGAACTTATAAATATTAAGGGAATTAGTGAAGCCAAAGCTGACAAAATTCTG ACTGAGGCAGCTAAATTAGTTCCAATGGGATTCACTACTGCAACTGAATTTCACCAAAGGCGATCAGAAATCATACAGATTACTACTGGCTCCAAAGAACTTGACAAACTGCTTCAAG GTGGAATTGAGACTGGATCTATCACAGAGATGTTTGGAGAATTCCGAACTGGGAAGACACAGATCTGTCATACATTGGCTGTAACATGCCAG cTTCCCATTGATCGTGGTGGAGGTGAAGGAAAGGCCATGTACATTGACACCGAGGGTACATTCAGACCAGAACGGTTGCTAGCAGTGGCTGAAAG ATACGGTCTCTCTGGCAGTGATGTCCTAGATAATGTAGCATATGCTCGAGGGTTCAACACAGACCACCAAACCCAGCTCCTTTATCAAGCATCAGCCATGATGGTAGAATCCAG GTATGCACTGCTTATTGTAGACAGTGCTACTGCCCTCTACAGAACAGACTACTCGGGCCGAGGAGAGCTTTCAGCCAGGCAAATGCATCTGGCCAGATTTCTGAGGATGCTACTGCGACTTGCTGATGAG TTTGGTGTAGCAGTGGTAATCACCAACCAGGTAGTAGCCCAAGTAGATGGAGCAGCCATGTTTGCTGCAGATCCCAAAAAACCCATTGGAGGAAACATCATTGCCCATGCATCAACAACCAG GCTGTAcctgagaaaaggaagaggggagaccAGAATCTGCAAAGTCTATGACTCTCCCTGTCTTCCGGAAGCTGAAGCCATGTTTGCCATTAATGCAGATGGAGTGGGAGATGCCAAGGACTGA